The window CTGGCCAGATGTCCTTCGTCTTGCAATACTTTGGTCTTCTTCTCGACAAGGGCGCCCTTAACGAGCACGAGTCTATCGAACTGGCCCAGCCGGTTCTTGCCCAGAACCGTCTCAACCTGCTCGAGAAGTGGCAAAAGGAAAACAAGCTTACCCCTTCAGAGAGGCTCGGTGACCTGGTACGGCCCCACGACTTGAACATGGCTCTCGCTATGTACGTCAAGGCCAACGTCCCCCACAAGGTCGTTGCTGGCTTTGCCGAGACCGGCCAGTTCGACAAGATCCTGCCTTACGCCTCCCAGGCTGGCTACCAGCCCGACTAcgtccagcttctccagcaCATTGTCCGTGTCAACCCGGAAAAGGGCGCTGAGTTTGCCACGGCCTTGGCTAACAACGAGGGTGGTTCGTTGGTCGACATCGAGAGGGTCGTTGATATTTTCCAGTCCCAGGGCATGATCCAGCAGGCAACTGCCTTCCTGTTGGACGCCCTCAAGGACAACCGACCCGACCAGGGCCACCTTCAGACTCGTCTCCTGGAGATGAACTTGATGAACGCTCCCCAGGTCGCCGATGCTATTCTTGGAAACGACATGTTCTCCCACTTCGACAAGACTCGCATCGCGACCCTGTGTGAACAGGCTGGCTTGGCACAGAAGGCCTTGGAGCTCTACGAGGACCCCGCGGCTGTCAAGCGTGTTGTGGTGAACATCGCTTCCACCCCCAACTTCAACCTCGACTGGTTGACTGGCTTCTTCGGCAAGCTGTCCGTCGAGCAGTCCCTGGACTGCTTGGACGCCATGATTAAGCACAACATCCGCCAGAACCTCCAGGCTGTCGTCCAGGTCGCCACCAAGTACTCCGATCTGCTTGGTCCCGTTCGCCTGATTGACCTTTTCGAGAAGTACAAGACTTCCGAGGGTCTGTTCTACTACCTCGGCAGCATCGTCAACCTCTCGGAGGACCCCGATGTTCATTTCAAGTACATCGAGGCTGCCACCAAGATGGGTCAGTtcaacgaggtcgagcgcATTTGCAGGGACAGCAACTTCTACAATGCCGAGAAGGTGAAGAACTTCCTGAAGGAGGCCAGACTGCAGGAGCAGCTGcccctcatcatcgtctGCGACCGGTTCAACTTTGTCCACGACTTGGTTCTCTACCTctaccagcagcagcagttcCAGTCCATCGAGACTTACGTCCAGCGCGTCAACCCCAGCCGGACGCCCTCCGTCATTGGCGGTCTTCTGGACGTCGACTGCGACGAGAACATCATCAAGAACCTGTTGTCGACTGTTAACCCCGCGTCAATCCCCATTGATGAGCTCGTCTCCGAGGTCGAGACCCGCAACCGTCTCAAGCTTCTCCTGCCCTTCCTCGAGgccacccttgccgccggcaaccagcagcaggccgtctTCAACGCTCTCGCCAAGATTTACATCGACTCGAACAACAATCCTGAGAAGTTCCTCAAGGAGAATGACCAGTATGACACCCTCACTGTTGGTAAATACTGCGAGAAGCGCGACCCCAACCTGGCCTTCATCGCCTACTCCAAGGGTCAGAACGACCTTGAGCTCGTCAACATCACGAACGAGAACGGCATGTACCGCAACCAGGCCCGCTACCTGCTTGAGCGGGCTGACCGCGAGCTGTGGACCTTTGTCCTGAGCGAAAACAACATCCACCGCCGTTCCGTGATTGACCAGGTgaccgccaccgccgttcCCGAGTCCACCGACCCCGCCAAGGTCTCTGAGgctgtcgccgccttccTTGCCTCCGATCTCCCTCTCGAGCTCATTGAGTTGCTCGAGAAGATCGTCCTGGAGCCTTCGCCGTTCAGCGACAATGCCAACCTCCAGAACCTGCTTCTCTTCACCGCTGCCAAGGCAGACAAGGGTAAGGTTATGGACTACATCCACCGCTTGGACAACTTCAGCGCTCCCGACATTGCGTCCGCTTGTATCGAAGTCGGTCTTCACGAGGAGGCCTTCGAGATCTATAAGAAGACTGGCGACAAGACCTCCGCTGTCAACGTCCTCGTTGAGAACGTTGTGAGCATCGACCGCGCTCAGGCTTTCGCTGAGGAGGTCGACCTGCCGGAGGTCTGGAGCAAGGTCGCGAAGGCTCAGCTTGACGGCCTCCGTGTCAGCGACTCGATCGAGTCGTacatcaaggccgaggacccTAAGAACTACGAGGAGGTTATCGAGACGGCTGTCCGCGCcggcaaggacgaggaccttgTCAAGTACCTGCGCATGGCTAGAAAGACGCTGCGTGAGCCCGCCATCGACACTGCTCTTGCCTTCTGCTATGCCCGCATGGAcgagcttggcgagctggagGACTTCCTACGAGGCACCAAcgtcgccaacgtcgaggagTCGGGTGACAAGGCCTACGAGGAGGGTCTCTACCAGGCTTCCAAGATCTTCTACACCAGCATCTCCAACTGGGCCAAGCTGGCTACAaccctcgtccacctcgggGAGTaccaggccgccgtcgagtgTGCTCGCAAGGCCAACAACATTAAGGTCTGGAAGCAGGTCCACGAGGCTtgcgtcgagaagaaggagttCCGCCTTGCCCAGATCTGCGGTCTTAACCTCATCGTAGATGCCGAGCAACTGCAGACCCTTGTCAAGCAGTACGAGCGCAACGGTTACTTCGATGAGCTCATCGGCCTGTTGGAGCAgggtcttggccttgagcgTGCCCACATGGGTATGTTCACCGAACTCGGTATTGCTCTGTCCAAGTACCATCCGGAGCGTCTCATGGAGCACCTGAAGCTTTTCTGGAGCAGAATGAACCTTCCCAAGATTATCCGTGCCTGCGAGGAGGCGAATCTCTGGCCCGAGCTGGTGTTCTGCTACTACCACTACGATGAGTTTGACAACGCTGCCCTGGCGGTCATTGAACGCCCCGAGAACTCGTGGGAGCACCAGCAGTTCAAGGAGATTGTCGTCAAGGTTGCCAACTTGGAGATCTACTACCGCGCCATCAACTTCTACCTCGAGCAGCACCCCTCGCTGCTTACGGACCTGCTCCAGGCGCTCACTGCCCGCATCGACGTTAACCGTGTGGTCAAGATGTTTGAGAAGAGTGACAACCTCCCGCTCATCAAGCCTTTCCTCGTCAACGTCCAGTCCCAGAACAAGCGCACGGTCAACAACGCCATCAACGACCTTCtgatcgaggaggaggactaCAAGACGCTCCGCGACTCTGTGGAGAACTACGACAACTACGATcccgtcgagctggccgcTCGTCTGGAGAAGCACGACCTGATCTTCTTCCGCCAGATTGCAGCCAGCATCTACCGCAAGAACAAGCGGTGGGAAAAGTCGATCGCTCTTTCCAAGCAGGACAAGCTCTTCAAGGATGCCATTGAGACTGCTGCCATCTCTGGCAAGACGGACGTTGTGGAGGACTTGGTCCGCTACGTAAGTTTCCTGCAATGcttcacccccccccccccccttgtctGATACTAATAGAGTACAGTTCGTCGACATTGGCAGCCGCGAGTGCTACGTGGGCATGCTCTATGCTTGCTACGATCTTATTCGCCCCGACCTTGTCCTCGAGATCTCTTGGCGCAACGGCCTCACCGACTTTGCTATGCCGTACATGATCAACATGTTGTGCCAGCAGACCAAAGACCTGGCAgccctcaaggccgacaaCGAGGCGCGCAagaacaaggagaaggagcaggagaaggaTGAGACCAACACTCCCATCCTTGGCGGCAACCGCCTTATGATCACTGCCGGCCccggcggcatgggcggcgcACCTCAGGCACCTTACGGTCAAACGAATGGCTTCGCGCCCCAGCCTACCGGCTTCGGATTCTAGATGAGAGCGCCAGCACATATTTGGACCTATGTGCCTCATGAGAGGTGGCAGCATAGGGCCGCTCATTATTATCCACGGACTATTACTTATGGCGGCTTGAAGTACCAGGTCGTCGGTCCGGCAGACGCACCGGCGGCACCAAAATTCCACGAACGCGGACGATGGCGTTGAGAAAACCAAAGGGCACCCTGTAATCGTATCTTCTTTGCTCTCTGGATGGATGAGCTCTTTAGGCAGGCGGACGGTTGTTGCCCGAGGGAAGCATCAGGTGGTGCTTATGTTTCTTATCTGCACACGCGAAGTTAGACTCGCCGTTTGTGATTCAGGGATATCCCGAGCATGTCGCTTGGGTCCCAAAACTGTATGATAAGTCTTTTAACGTTGATTCTATCTTCTGATGAACGCCGGCGGTTGTGTGGCTTGACATGACTTGATGTAACGGTGACAGATGAGCAGGTCAAGAGTGATGATTCGCACACCTGCCGCCGGCTTGCACCATTGCCAAAGAGAACTTAAGAGAATACACGACCGGGAGTGTACAACATGAGCGATTCAATCGTTCGCATTGGTAGGACGGTCAGCCAAATTAATGCGTAAAACAACCCAAGGTGCTGTTTGCTTGGTTTCTTGATGACGCAATGCAAAAACAGAACGTCTTTTTGAAAAAGAGTttcgaaaaagaaaagaaaaaatgCAAAAGAACTCCTCCAACTCCTTTTGTTTGGGTATATATATATCGCTCTCCCTCCGCGGGGTTCAATTTGTAATAAGAAAAAAAGCAACAAATTGGCGGCGCATCTTTTTTCTACTGTTCTCCCCGACATCTCCTAAACCgaccgccccccccccctttcatGCCTCACGGCACCGGCGTGCTGCTCCCGACTTGTACCTACTTTGTTCTCGACTCCTAGACGCGCGGCTCCCCCTTCTCGGAATCAGACCCATTCCACGGGAGGCGCCTCCGGGCTCGGGGGCGAccgcagctcgtcggccgggtcggcgTTGGCCCTGTAGAACTTGAGCAGCGAAGCCCTGCACATGGGACACCGGGAGCGCCTCTGGGGGTcgggctcgaggagggccgcgtcggtggtgacgacgaggatgatggtgcACGAGCGGCACACGAGGTGGCTACGCgcgcagacgacgacggggcggacgtcgtcgtcgtcaaagggCTCGCCGCAGAGCGGGCAGgagcggccgtcggcgtcgtccggGCGGATGGcgcgggaggcggcgagggtgatgatgttctcgtcggcggcgacctgggcgaGCGAGAggcgggcctcggcggcggccgtgag is drawn from Colletotrichum destructivum chromosome 6, complete sequence and contains these coding sequences:
- a CDS encoding Putative tetratricopeptide-like helical domain superfamily, clathrin heavy chain; the protein is MAPLPIKFQELIQLQTAGVEDSSIGFNSCTLESDSYVCIREKKNEAAQPEVVIVDLKNGNNVTRRPIKADSAIMHWTRQVIALKAQSRTLQIFDLEKKAKLKSTTMNEDVQYWKWISETSLGLVTDTAVYHWDVYDPSQAQPVEVFKRNANLNGCQIINYRTNAEGKWMVVVGISQQQGRVVGSMQLYSKDRGISQAIEGHAAAFGTLRLEGAPADTKLFTFAVRTATGAKLHIVEVDHAESNPVFPKKAVDIFFPPEAVSDFPVAMQVSQKYGVIFMVTKYGFIHVYDLETAACIFMNRISSDTIFTTCPDTESRGIVGINRKGQVLFVSIDDSNVIPYLLQNPANTDMAIKMASRAGLPGADNLYARQFEQLFNSGQFMEAAKIAANSPRQFLRTPETIEKFKSLPQQPGQMSFVLQYFGLLLDKGALNEHESIELAQPVLAQNRLNLLEKWQKENKLTPSERLGDLVRPHDLNMALAMYVKANVPHKVVAGFAETGQFDKILPYASQAGYQPDYVQLLQHIVRVNPEKGAEFATALANNEGGSLVDIERVVDIFQSQGMIQQATAFLLDALKDNRPDQGHLQTRLLEMNLMNAPQVADAILGNDMFSHFDKTRIATLCEQAGLAQKALELYEDPAAVKRVVVNIASTPNFNLDWLTGFFGKLSVEQSLDCLDAMIKHNIRQNLQAVVQVATKYSDLLGPVRLIDLFEKYKTSEGLFYYLGSIVNLSEDPDVHFKYIEAATKMGQFNEVERICRDSNFYNAEKVKNFLKEARLQEQLPLIIVCDRFNFVHDLVLYLYQQQQFQSIETYVQRVNPSRTPSVIGGLLDVDCDENIIKNLLSTVNPASIPIDELVSEVETRNRLKLLLPFLEATLAAGNQQQAVFNALAKIYIDSNNNPEKFLKENDQYDTLTVGKYCEKRDPNLAFIAYSKGQNDLELVNITNENGMYRNQARYLLERADRELWTFVLSENNIHRRSVIDQVTATAVPESTDPAKVSEAVAAFLASDLPLELIELLEKIVLEPSPFSDNANLQNLLLFTAAKADKGKVMDYIHRLDNFSAPDIASACIEVGLHEEAFEIYKKTGDKTSAVNVLVENVVSIDRAQAFAEEVDLPEVWSKVAKAQLDGLRVSDSIESYIKAEDPKNYEEVIETAVRAGKDEDLVKYLRMARKTLREPAIDTALAFCYARMDELGELEDFLRGTNVANVEESGDKAYEEGLYQASKIFYTSISNWAKLATTLVHLGEYQAAVECARKANNIKVWKQVHEACVEKKEFRLAQICGLNLIVDAEQLQTLVKQYERNGYFDELIGLLEQGLGLERAHMGMFTELGIALSKYHPERLMEHLKLFWSRMNLPKIIRACEEANLWPELVFCYYHYDEFDNAALAVIERPENSWEHQQFKEIVVKVANLEIYYRAINFYLEQHPSLLTDLLQALTARIDVNRVVKMFEKSDNLPLIKPFLVNVQSQNKRTVNNAINDLLIEEEDYKTLRDSVENYDNYDPVELAARLEKHDLIFFRQIAASIYRKNKRWEKSIALSKQDKLFKDAIETAAISGKTDVVEDLVRYFVDIGSRECYVGMLYACYDLIRPDLVLEISWRNGLTDFAMPYMINMLCQQTKDLAALKADNEARKNKEKEQEKDETNTPILGGNRLMITAGPGGMGGAPQAPYGQTNGFAPQPTGFGF